In Macaca thibetana thibetana isolate TM-01 chromosome 8, ASM2454274v1, whole genome shotgun sequence, one DNA window encodes the following:
- the GRINA gene encoding protein lifeguard 1 has product MSHEKSFLVSGDNYPPPNPGYPGGPQPPMPPYAQPPYPGAPYPQPPFQPSPYGQPGYPHGPSPYPQGGYPQGPYPQGAYPQGPYPQEGYPQGPYPQGGYPQGPYPQSPFPPNPYGQPQAFPGQDPDSPQHGNYQEEGPPSYYDNQDFPATDWDDKSIRQAFIRKVFLVLTLQLSVTLSTVSVFTFVGEVKGFVRENVWTYYVSYAVFFISLIVLSCCGDFRRKHPWNLVALSVLTASLSYMVGMIASFYNTEAVIMAVGITTAVCFTVVIFSMQTRYDFTSCMGVLLVSMVVLFIFAILCIFIRNRILEIVYASLGALLFTCFLAVDTQLLLGNKQLSLSPEEYVFAALNLYTDIINIFLYILTIIGRAKE; this is encoded by the exons ATGTCCCATGAAAAGAGTTTTTTGGTGTCTGGGGACAACTATCCTCCCCCCAACCCTGGATATCCGGGGGGGCCCCAGCCACCCATGCCCCCCTATGCTCAGCCTCCCTACCCTGGGGCCCCTTACCCGCAGCCCCCTTTCCAGCCCTCACCCTACGGTCAGCCAGGGTACCCCCATGGCCCCAGCCCCTACCCCCAAGGGGGCTACCCACAGGGCCCCTACCCCCAAGGGGCCTACCCACAGGGCCCCTACCCACAAGAGGGCTACCCACAGGGCCCCTACCCCCAAGGGGGCTACCCCCAGGGGCCATATCCCCAGAGCCCCTTTCCCCCCAACCCCTATGGACAGCCACAGGCCTTCCCAGGACAAGACCCTGACT CACCCCAGCATGGAAACTACCAGGAGGAGGGTCCCCCATCCTACTATGACAACCAGGACTTCCCTGCCACCGACTGGGATGACAAGAGCATCCGACAGGCCTTCATCCGCAAG GTGTTCCTGGTGCTGACCCTGCAGCTGTCGGTGACCCTGTCCACGGTGTCTGTGTTCACTTTTGTTGGGGAGGTGAAGGGCTTTGTCCGGGAGAACGTCTGGACCTACTATGTCTCCTATGCTGTCTTCTTCATCTCCCTCATCGTCCTCAGCTGTTGTGGGGACTTCCGGCGAAAGCACCCCTGGAACCTTGTTGCACTG TCGGTCCTGACCGCCAGCCTGTCGTACATGGTGGGGATGATCGCCAGCTTCTACAACACCGAGGCAGTCATCATGGCCGTGGGCATCACCACAGCCGTCTGCTTCACGGTCGTCATCTTCTCCATGCAG ACCCGCTACGACTTCACCTCGTGCATGGGTGTGCTCCTGGTGAGCATGGTGGTGCTCTTCATCTTCGCCATCCTCTGCATCTTCATCCGGAACCGCATCCTGGAGATTGTGTACGCCTCGCTGGGCGCTCTGCTCTTCACCTGC TTCCTGGCGGTGGACACCCAGCTGCTGTTGGGGAACAAGCAGCTGTCCCTGAGCCCGGAAGAGTACGTGTTTGCCGCGCTGAACCTGTACACAGACATCATCAACATCTTCCTGTACATCCTCACCATCATTGGCCGCGCCAAGGAGTAG